One Streptomyces coeruleorubidus DNA segment encodes these proteins:
- a CDS encoding DeoR/GlpR family DNA-binding transcription regulator, with translation MSENQNLLAEQRRSLILDEVRRRGGVRVNELTRKLGVSDMTVRRDLDALARQGVLEKVHGGAVPVVEASTHEPGFEAKSGLELTAKEDIARAAAKLVAPGAAIALSGGTTTYALAQQLLDVPDLTVVTNSVRVADVFHAAQRTSGPRQGAATVVLTGGVRTPSDSLVGPVADQAIAALHFDLLFLGVHGISVEAGLSTPNLAEAETNRRLVQSARRVVVVADHTKWGKVGLSSFASLERIDTLVTDAGLPDEARGVVVEHLRRLVVAGEPEEGADI, from the coding sequence GTGAGCGAGAATCAGAACCTCCTCGCGGAGCAGCGGCGATCCCTGATCCTCGACGAGGTCCGCCGCCGGGGCGGGGTCCGGGTCAACGAGCTGACACGCAAGCTCGGCGTGTCGGACATGACGGTCCGCCGCGACCTCGACGCGCTCGCCCGCCAGGGCGTGCTGGAGAAGGTGCACGGCGGCGCTGTCCCGGTGGTCGAGGCGAGTACGCACGAACCGGGGTTCGAGGCCAAGTCGGGGCTGGAGCTGACCGCCAAGGAGGACATCGCGCGGGCCGCGGCCAAGCTGGTCGCGCCGGGCGCGGCGATCGCCCTGTCCGGCGGTACGACGACGTACGCGCTGGCGCAGCAGCTGCTGGACGTGCCCGACCTGACGGTGGTCACCAACTCGGTGCGGGTGGCCGACGTCTTCCACGCGGCGCAGCGCACCTCGGGTCCACGCCAGGGCGCGGCCACGGTCGTGCTGACCGGCGGTGTGCGCACCCCGTCCGACTCGCTGGTGGGGCCGGTCGCCGACCAGGCGATCGCGGCGCTCCACTTCGACCTGCTGTTCCTCGGGGTGCACGGCATATCGGTCGAGGCCGGCCTGTCCACGCCGAACCTCGCGGAGGCGGAGACGAACCGGCGGCTCGTGCAGTCGGCCCGGCGGGTCGTGGTGGTCGCCGACCACACCAAGTGGGGCAAGGTGGGCCTGAGCTCGTTCGCGTCACTGGAGCGGATCGACACGCTCGTGACGGACGCCGGTCTGCCGGACGAGGCGCGCGGGGTGGTCGTGGAGCATCTGCGGCGGCTGGTGGTGGCCGGGGAGCCCGAGGAGGGGGCAGACATCTGA
- a CDS encoding SRPBCC family protein, with amino-acid sequence MAHRLRPVGLDFVGIAPVRHVSARQISAPVEAVYRALEDVPGWVDWFPQVTAAHPVDGGKGRDIRLLGGVRFRESVIAAEAPEVYAYRVDVTNVPGVRAIVEEWRLAPAGTGTRVQWTFATDGTAAYRLAMKPVRAAQAKAFRDAVTALDRRLAAS; translated from the coding sequence ATGGCTCACCGCCTGCGCCCGGTCGGGCTCGACTTCGTCGGGATCGCGCCCGTACGGCACGTCTCCGCGCGGCAGATCTCCGCTCCGGTGGAGGCGGTCTACCGGGCGCTGGAGGACGTGCCCGGCTGGGTCGACTGGTTCCCCCAGGTGACGGCCGCCCACCCGGTCGACGGCGGGAAGGGGCGCGACATCCGGCTCCTGGGCGGCGTCCGGTTCCGGGAGTCCGTCATCGCGGCGGAGGCGCCCGAGGTGTACGCCTATCGCGTCGACGTCACCAACGTGCCCGGGGTTCGAGCGATAGTCGAGGAGTGGCGGCTCGCCCCGGCCGGCACCGGGACCCGGGTGCAGTGGACGTTCGCGACCGACGGCACGGCGGCGTACCGGCTCGCCATGAAGCCCGTACGGGCGGCTCAGGCCAAGGCCTTCCGGGACGCCGTCACGGCGCTGGACCGGAGGCTGGCGGCCTCGTAG
- a CDS encoding PLP-dependent cysteine synthase family protein, translating to MSTPQQTRTGVTLDVDHSDAAYRAWLKEAVRRVQADANRSADTHLLQFPLPERWGIDLYLKDESTHPTGSLKHRLARSLFLYGLCNGWIRPDRPVIEASSGSTAVSEAYFAKLIGVPFIAVMPRTTSTEKIRLIEFHAGRCHFVDDPRTMYEESARLAAETGGHYMDQFTYAERATDWRGNNNIAESIFRQLRMERFPEPAWIVATAGTGGTSATLARYVHYMQYDTRVCVADPENSCFFEGWTTGDPDVTYDCGSRIEGIGRPRMEPSFVPGAIDRMMKVPDAASVAAVRALERAIGRKAGGSTGTGLWSALKIVAEMVSEGRQGSVVTLLCDPGDRYLDKYYSDTWLAAQGLDIEPYTAAIDSLLETGVWPD from the coding sequence GTGAGCACTCCCCAGCAGACCCGGACCGGCGTGACCCTCGACGTCGACCACAGCGACGCCGCCTACCGCGCATGGCTGAAAGAAGCCGTCCGCAGAGTCCAGGCCGACGCCAACCGCTCGGCCGACACGCACCTGCTCCAGTTCCCCCTTCCGGAGCGGTGGGGCATCGACCTGTACCTGAAGGACGAGTCCACCCACCCCACCGGCAGTCTCAAACACCGGCTCGCCCGCTCCCTCTTCCTCTACGGCCTGTGCAACGGCTGGATCCGGCCGGACCGCCCGGTGATCGAGGCCTCCAGCGGCTCGACGGCCGTCTCCGAGGCGTACTTCGCGAAGCTCATCGGCGTGCCCTTCATCGCCGTCATGCCGCGCACGACGAGCACCGAGAAGATCCGCCTCATCGAGTTCCACGCCGGCCGGTGCCACTTCGTGGACGACCCCCGCACGATGTACGAGGAGTCCGCCCGCCTCGCGGCCGAGACCGGCGGCCACTACATGGACCAGTTCACCTACGCCGAACGGGCCACGGACTGGCGCGGCAACAACAACATCGCCGAGTCCATCTTCCGGCAGCTGCGCATGGAGCGGTTCCCCGAGCCGGCGTGGATCGTCGCCACGGCGGGCACCGGCGGCACCTCGGCGACGCTGGCGCGCTACGTCCACTACATGCAGTACGACACGCGCGTCTGCGTGGCCGACCCCGAGAACTCGTGCTTCTTCGAGGGCTGGACCACCGGCGATCCGGACGTCACCTACGACTGCGGCTCCCGGATCGAGGGCATCGGCCGGCCCCGTATGGAACCCAGCTTCGTGCCCGGCGCGATCGACCGGATGATGAAGGTGCCCGACGCGGCCAGCGTCGCCGCCGTACGGGCACTGGAGCGCGCCATCGGCCGCAAGGCGGGCGGTTCGACCGGCACGGGCCTGTGGAGCGCGCTGAAGATCGTCGCGGAGATGGTGTCCGAGGGGCGGCAGGGGAGCGTCGTGACGCTGCTGTGCGACCCGGGGGACCGGTATCTCGACAAGTACTACTCGGACACCTGGCTGGCCGCCCAGGGGCTGGACATCGAGCCGTACACCGCCGCGATCGACTCACTGCTGGAGACGGGCGTCTGGCCCGACTGA
- a CDS encoding ATP-binding protein: MISYPSRHCTVELQALPSRIGQVRRIVSAQLRYWHLDALIDRASLGVTELLSNVHRHAQPDKTCTVEIELLLDRLTVSVRDHDPRMPVVDNAEPLATCGRGLAMVAAMSESWGVRPDGESGKVVWFTLPTSSAAVAAPSRRARRTVPEKPARRFAEVGHTADGLRPEHAPARSAVAG; this comes from the coding sequence GTGATCAGCTACCCAAGCAGGCACTGCACGGTGGAGCTCCAAGCCCTGCCGTCGCGGATCGGCCAGGTCCGCAGAATCGTCTCTGCGCAGTTGCGCTACTGGCATCTGGACGCCCTGATCGACCGGGCCTCGCTCGGTGTGACGGAGCTGTTGTCCAACGTCCACCGCCATGCCCAGCCCGACAAGACGTGCACCGTGGAGATAGAGCTGCTGCTCGACCGGCTCACGGTCTCGGTACGCGACCACGACCCGCGGATGCCCGTGGTCGACAACGCCGAGCCGCTGGCGACCTGCGGGCGCGGGCTCGCGATGGTGGCCGCCATGAGCGAGAGCTGGGGCGTCCGGCCGGACGGCGAGTCCGGCAAGGTCGTGTGGTTCACCCTTCCGACGTCCTCCGCCGCGGTGGCGGCGCCGTCGCGCCGGGCGCGGCGCACGGTCCCGGAGAAACCCGCGCGCAGGTTCGCGGAGGTCGGGCACACCGCCGACGGGCTACGGCCCGAACATGCTCCCGCCCGGTCCGCCGTTGCCGGTTGA
- a CDS encoding SHOCT domain-containing protein, whose translation MHTLANFGDGGPGPWILLFPVIWALIIGGGIALLRRTVWRGRRGGPWRQPTAEEDSPIAVLGHRFASGEIDEDEYWRRLSVLNEEFGRTAKGGGA comes from the coding sequence ATGCATACCCTGGCGAACTTCGGTGACGGCGGCCCCGGCCCCTGGATCCTGCTCTTCCCGGTGATCTGGGCCCTGATCATCGGCGGCGGCATCGCACTGCTGCGCCGCACCGTGTGGCGCGGACGCCGCGGCGGCCCCTGGCGGCAGCCCACGGCCGAGGAGGACTCGCCCATCGCCGTCCTCGGCCACCGCTTCGCCTCCGGCGAGATCGACGAGGACGAGTACTGGCGCCGGCTGTCCGTGCTGAACGAGGAGTTCGGGCGCACGGCCAAGGGGGGTGGTGCGTGA
- a CDS encoding TetR/AcrR family transcriptional regulator, with translation MYSRRVSTSERLIESTRELLWERGYVGTSPKAILERAGAGQGSMYHHFKGKPDLALAAIRRTAEELRATAAGVLDGPGTPYERIEAYLRRERDVLRGCPIGRLTMDPDVNASAELRAPVDETLDWLRERIAGIVEEGKEQGQFAPSLNGGEIAAAVVATVQGGYVLARASGSPAAFDAGVRGLLSLLAPRPV, from the coding sequence GTGTACAGTAGGCGCGTGAGCACCTCGGAACGGCTGATCGAGTCCACCCGCGAGCTTCTGTGGGAGCGCGGCTATGTGGGCACGAGCCCCAAGGCGATCCTGGAGCGCGCGGGCGCCGGGCAGGGCAGCATGTACCACCACTTCAAGGGCAAGCCCGACCTCGCGCTGGCCGCGATCCGGCGGACCGCCGAGGAGCTGCGGGCCACCGCCGCGGGAGTACTCGACGGGCCGGGGACGCCGTACGAGCGCATCGAGGCGTATCTGCGGCGCGAGCGGGATGTGCTGCGGGGCTGCCCGATCGGCCGGCTGACCATGGACCCGGACGTGAACGCCAGCGCCGAGCTGCGCGCGCCGGTCGACGAGACGCTCGACTGGCTCCGCGAGCGGATCGCCGGGATCGTCGAAGAGGGCAAGGAGCAGGGCCAGTTCGCGCCCTCGCTGAACGGCGGGGAGATCGCCGCGGCGGTCGTCGCGACGGTCCAGGGCGGTTACGTCCTCGCCCGCGCCTCCGGCTCCCCCGCCGCGTTCGACGCGGGTGTGCGGGGTTTGCTGTCCCTGCTGGCACCGCGTCCTGTCTGA
- a CDS encoding phosphotriesterase family protein: MSAVRTVLGDVPPAELGVCDAHDHLFFGSPRLPGQELRSVAAARAELVAFRGQGGGAVVQWTPYGLGRRAADLPPLSRETGVHVVAATGLHQAVHYDEDTLKRLRGRLTDVFVSELTEGIGASGVRAGLVKVAGGFHALDGHARWTMTAAAEAHHATGVTVAVHLELGTGALDVLDVLCGELGMPPHRVVLGHLNRSPDLVVHRQAAESGCYLAFDGPSHAHHATDWRMPDAVRALADAGFGDRLLLGADTTTAAARSVGGGPGMPYLLRRVRPRLVHAVGEDLVGRILTENPGRAFAVEWR, from the coding sequence GTGAGCGCGGTCCGCACGGTGCTGGGGGACGTGCCGCCCGCAGAGCTGGGTGTGTGCGACGCCCACGATCACCTGTTCTTCGGCAGTCCACGGCTGCCCGGCCAGGAGCTGCGCAGCGTGGCGGCGGCGCGGGCGGAGCTGGTGGCGTTCCGGGGGCAGGGCGGCGGCGCCGTGGTGCAGTGGACGCCGTACGGGCTCGGGCGGCGGGCCGCCGATCTGCCGCCGCTGTCCCGGGAGACCGGGGTGCATGTGGTCGCGGCGACCGGGCTGCACCAGGCCGTCCACTACGACGAGGACACCCTGAAGAGGCTTCGGGGCCGGCTCACCGACGTCTTCGTCTCCGAACTCACCGAGGGCATAGGGGCGTCGGGGGTGCGGGCGGGGCTCGTCAAGGTCGCGGGCGGTTTCCACGCCCTGGACGGGCACGCCCGCTGGACCATGACGGCGGCGGCCGAGGCGCATCATGCCACGGGCGTGACCGTCGCCGTGCATCTGGAGCTGGGCACCGGGGCGCTGGACGTACTGGACGTGCTGTGCGGGGAGTTGGGGATGCCGCCGCATCGCGTGGTGCTCGGGCACCTCAACCGCTCCCCCGACCTCGTGGTGCACCGGCAGGCGGCGGAGTCCGGGTGCTATCTGGCTTTTGACGGCCCGTCGCACGCCCACCACGCCACGGACTGGCGGATGCCGGATGCGGTACGGGCCCTCGCCGACGCCGGGTTCGGTGACCGGCTGCTGCTGGGCGCGGACACCACGACGGCCGCCGCCCGCTCGGTGGGCGGCGGCCCCGGGATGCCGTATCTGCTGCGCCGGGTGCGCCCGCGGCTCGTCCACGCGGTGGGCGAGGACCTGGTGGGGCGCATCCTCACGGAGAACCCGGGCCGGGCGTTCGCGGTGGAGTGGCGCTGA
- a CDS encoding LysR family transcriptional regulator: protein MELRQLEYFVAVAEERNFTRAAERVHISQSGVSAQIRQLERELGAELFDRSARTVTLTVAGRAALEHARAALAAAGAVGQTVGEVTDLIRGRLTVGMVIGCTLTPLFDALAAFHQAHPAVEISLLEDNSDRLVEGVRTGAVDLALIGTAIATPDGLDALTIISERLVAAVPAGHPLAKQRRVTLRDVIAYPIVCMPPGTGLRTVFDQACAAQSLRPAITLQASAADAIAGLAARRLAVAVLSDSMAAHHRDRLTARAIDDVDTPALLALIWKSTHNPGVRELVAHSRQAFTKPEPATSSRTRPAT, encoded by the coding sequence ATGGAGCTGAGGCAGCTGGAATACTTCGTCGCGGTCGCCGAGGAGCGGAACTTCACTCGCGCGGCCGAACGGGTGCACATCAGCCAGTCCGGCGTCAGCGCCCAGATCCGTCAACTGGAACGCGAACTCGGTGCTGAGCTGTTCGACCGATCTGCCCGCACCGTGACTCTCACCGTCGCGGGAAGGGCCGCGCTCGAACACGCGCGTGCCGCACTCGCCGCCGCCGGGGCAGTCGGCCAGACGGTTGGCGAGGTGACGGATCTGATCCGGGGTCGGCTCACCGTCGGGATGGTCATCGGCTGCACCCTCACCCCGCTGTTCGACGCCCTCGCAGCGTTCCATCAGGCGCATCCCGCTGTGGAGATCTCGCTGCTGGAGGACAACTCCGACCGACTCGTCGAGGGGGTGCGCACCGGCGCTGTCGACTTGGCACTCATCGGGACCGCAATCGCCACCCCCGACGGGCTGGACGCGCTGACCATCATCAGCGAGCGGCTCGTCGCGGCAGTCCCGGCCGGACACCCCTTGGCGAAACAGCGGCGAGTCACCCTGCGCGACGTGATCGCCTACCCGATCGTGTGCATGCCGCCCGGCACCGGCCTGCGCACGGTTTTCGACCAGGCCTGCGCCGCACAGAGCCTCCGACCCGCGATCACTCTGCAGGCCAGCGCAGCGGACGCCATTGCCGGCCTCGCCGCCCGCCGACTGGCCGTCGCCGTCCTCAGCGACTCCATGGCCGCGCACCACCGTGACCGGCTCACCGCCCGCGCCATCGACGATGTCGATACGCCCGCATTGCTCGCCCTGATCTGGAAGAGCACGCACAACCCAGGGGTGCGTGAGTTGGTTGCGCACAGCCGGCAGGCATTCACCAAGCCCGAACCCGCGACTTCCTCGCGAACACGTCCGGCGACCTAG
- a CDS encoding YybH family protein, which produces MPEYEKAMRPEDITRLFVERSNAGDAAGVAALYEEDAVIAYPPGELTVGREAIRALWEKVLAGGPRFEPEQPLPTLISGDIALTSTPPKDGAGARAQVVRRQPDGSWLRLLDQPEFVPPTR; this is translated from the coding sequence ATGCCGGAGTACGAGAAGGCCATGCGCCCCGAAGACATCACCCGCTTGTTCGTCGAACGATCCAATGCCGGTGACGCGGCCGGGGTCGCTGCGCTCTACGAAGAGGATGCGGTGATCGCCTACCCGCCCGGCGAGCTGACGGTGGGGCGGGAGGCTATCCGTGCCCTGTGGGAGAAGGTGCTGGCCGGCGGTCCCCGCTTCGAGCCGGAACAACCGCTGCCGACGCTGATCAGCGGCGACATCGCCCTCACCTCGACCCCGCCGAAGGACGGGGCCGGTGCGCGGGCGCAGGTCGTCCGGCGCCAGCCCGACGGGAGCTGGCTGCGCCTGCTCGACCAACCCGAGTTCGTCCCACCCACTCGCTGA
- a CDS encoding PPOX class F420-dependent oxidoreductase — translation MSKPPLPPEADALLSRPNPCVMATLRSDGTPVSTATWYAWKDGRVLINLDEGRIRLKHLRRDPRVTLTVLAADDWYTHVTLIGRVTEMYDDEGLADIDLLARHYTGKPYPNRVRPRVSAWIEVDRWHGWGEMKDSDQAAG, via the coding sequence ATGTCCAAGCCGCCGCTGCCGCCCGAGGCCGACGCCCTGCTGAGCCGGCCCAACCCGTGCGTCATGGCCACGCTCCGCTCCGACGGCACACCGGTCTCCACCGCCACCTGGTACGCGTGGAAGGACGGCCGGGTGCTGATCAACCTCGACGAGGGCCGGATCCGCCTGAAGCATCTGCGCCGCGACCCGCGCGTGACCCTCACCGTCCTCGCCGCCGACGACTGGTACACCCACGTCACCCTCATCGGCCGCGTCACCGAGATGTACGACGACGAGGGCCTGGCCGACATCGACCTGCTCGCCCGGCACTACACCGGCAAGCCCTACCCGAACCGCGTCCGCCCCCGGGTCAGCGCCTGGATCGAGGTCGACCGCTGGCACGGCTGGGGAGAGATGAAGGACAGCGACCAGGCCGCGGGCTGA
- a CDS encoding NAD(P)-dependent oxidoreductase produces MTDKLTVSVLGTGIMGAAMARNLARAGHTVHAWNRTRAKAEPLAAEGVHIADTPAQAVRDSDVVVTMLYDGPAALDTMRQAAPALRPGAAWVQSTTAGVEAVADLAAFAREHGLVFYDAPVLGTRQPAEAGQLTVLAAGPVEGRATVTPVFDAVGARTVWAGEDGAAGGATRLKLVANSWVLAVTAAAGEALALAKALGVDPHGFLDLIAGGPLDMGYLHAKSGLVLEDRLTPPQFAVSTAAKDARLIVEAGTDHGVRLDVAEAAAARMERAAAQGHGDEDMAAAYFASFDENPSA; encoded by the coding sequence ATGACCGACAAGCTCACCGTGAGCGTCCTGGGCACCGGCATCATGGGCGCCGCGATGGCCCGCAACCTGGCCCGCGCCGGGCACACCGTCCACGCCTGGAACCGCACCCGCGCCAAGGCCGAGCCACTGGCCGCCGAGGGCGTGCACATCGCCGACACCCCCGCCCAGGCGGTCCGGGACAGCGACGTCGTCGTGACCATGCTCTACGACGGCCCCGCCGCCCTGGACACGATGCGCCAGGCCGCCCCCGCCCTGCGCCCCGGCGCCGCGTGGGTGCAGTCCACGACCGCCGGCGTCGAGGCCGTCGCCGACCTCGCCGCCTTCGCCCGCGAGCACGGCCTGGTCTTCTACGACGCCCCCGTCCTCGGCACCCGCCAGCCCGCCGAGGCCGGGCAGCTGACCGTGCTCGCCGCCGGCCCCGTCGAGGGCCGGGCCACGGTGACGCCGGTCTTCGACGCCGTCGGCGCCCGCACCGTGTGGGCAGGCGAGGACGGGGCGGCCGGCGGCGCCACCCGGCTGAAGCTGGTCGCCAACAGCTGGGTGCTCGCCGTCACGGCCGCCGCCGGTGAGGCCCTGGCGCTGGCGAAGGCCCTCGGCGTCGACCCGCACGGTTTCCTCGACCTCATCGCGGGCGGCCCGCTCGACATGGGCTATCTGCACGCCAAGTCCGGCCTGGTCCTCGAAGACCGGCTCACACCGCCCCAGTTCGCGGTGAGCACCGCGGCCAAGGACGCCCGCCTCATCGTCGAGGCCGGTACGGACCACGGCGTCCGCCTGGACGTGGCCGAGGCCGCCGCCGCCCGCATGGAGCGTGCCGCCGCCCAGGGCCATGGCGACGAGGACATGGCCGCCGCCTACTTCGCGAGTTTCGACGAAAACCCGTCCGCCTGA
- a CDS encoding ketol-acid reductoisomerase, with protein sequence MTSTTTYTSRVFPLDTMDVPGGTETVLRSGRHLFPLLPQAFAGIRRIGVLGWGPQGRAQALNLRDSLAGTDIRVAVGLRPGSSSLADARAHGFTEDDGTLGDWLAVAADSDLVMLLIADAALAAHHEEIFAALKAGAVIGLSHGFLLGHLRETGGEFPPGHGVIAVCPKGMGDSVRRLYQQGAEVNGAGINSSFAVHADPDGRAVDLALGWSVALGSPYTFRTTLDSEYLSDIVGERAILLGAVHGIVESLHTRYRLAGDDEVTAYERSCENVTGPIARTISRAGLRAVREGLDQEGRDVFDRAYTAAYAPAREIVAEIYDEVADGTELRSVILAERRLGAGPMSRIGGSPMWSVSDRVRARRDTRDLPVDPFTAGVFVATMTAQIDEFAERGHPWSEIVNESVIEAVDSLLPYMHARDVAYMVDNCSRTARLGARRWGPRFHAAYEQIAYPAADHPADAALLAAFAAHPVHEALAAAAKLRPSVDISVT encoded by the coding sequence ATGACCTCGACGACCACGTACACCTCCCGCGTCTTCCCCCTCGACACCATGGACGTGCCCGGCGGCACCGAGACCGTCCTGCGGAGCGGGCGGCACCTCTTCCCGCTGCTCCCGCAGGCCTTCGCGGGGATCCGGCGCATCGGTGTCCTCGGCTGGGGACCTCAGGGACGTGCGCAGGCCCTCAATCTCCGCGACTCCCTGGCCGGCACGGACATCCGGGTGGCCGTCGGACTGCGCCCCGGCTCTTCCTCCCTCGCCGATGCCCGCGCCCACGGCTTCACCGAGGACGACGGCACGCTCGGCGACTGGCTCGCGGTCGCCGCGGACAGCGACCTGGTGATGCTGCTGATCGCCGACGCCGCACTCGCGGCCCATCACGAGGAGATCTTCGCTGCCCTCAAAGCCGGCGCCGTCATCGGCCTCTCACACGGCTTCCTGCTCGGGCATCTGCGGGAAACGGGCGGCGAGTTCCCGCCTGGCCACGGGGTGATCGCCGTGTGCCCCAAGGGCATGGGCGACTCGGTGCGCAGGCTCTACCAGCAGGGCGCCGAGGTCAACGGCGCGGGCATCAACAGCAGTTTCGCCGTGCACGCAGACCCCGACGGACGGGCTGTCGACCTGGCGCTCGGCTGGTCCGTGGCGCTCGGCTCGCCGTACACCTTCCGCACCACGCTCGACAGCGAATACCTCTCCGACATCGTCGGCGAACGCGCCATCCTGCTCGGCGCCGTCCACGGCATCGTCGAGAGCCTCCACACCCGCTACCGCCTCGCCGGCGACGACGAGGTGACGGCGTACGAACGGTCCTGCGAGAACGTCACCGGCCCGATCGCCCGCACCATCTCGCGAGCCGGACTGCGGGCCGTGCGCGAGGGCCTCGACCAGGAGGGCCGGGACGTCTTCGACCGGGCGTACACGGCCGCCTACGCCCCCGCGCGCGAGATCGTCGCGGAGATCTACGACGAGGTGGCCGACGGCACCGAACTGCGCAGCGTGATCCTCGCCGAACGACGGCTCGGCGCAGGCCCGATGAGCCGGATCGGGGGATCCCCGATGTGGTCGGTGAGCGACCGGGTGCGGGCCCGGCGCGACACCCGCGACCTGCCCGTCGACCCGTTCACAGCCGGCGTGTTCGTCGCCACCATGACCGCCCAGATCGACGAGTTCGCCGAGCGCGGGCACCCCTGGTCGGAGATCGTCAACGAGTCCGTCATCGAGGCCGTCGACTCGCTGCTGCCGTACATGCACGCGCGGGACGTGGCGTACATGGTCGACAACTGCTCCCGCACGGCCCGCCTCGGCGCCCGCCGCTGGGGCCCGCGCTTCCACGCCGCCTACGAGCAGATCGCCTACCCGGCCGCCGACCACCCGGCGGACGCGGCCCTGCTCGCGGCCTTCGCCGCCCACCCCGTGCACGAGGCCCTGGCCGCGGCGGCGAAGCTGCGGCCGTCCGTGGACATCTCGGTGACCTGA
- the ilvY gene encoding HTH-type transcriptional activator IlvY, protein MRDDHRELRLFLHLAQTLNFGRTSLDCHVSPATLTRTVQRLEADLGHRLFDRGPRGVSLTAEGHRFREYAVRALELWRAYREEHPDPAELTGRLALFATVTACQALLPGLLAPFRSAHPQVRLDLRTGDAAAALARLDEGEVDAAVAGIPPRLPEALVSRTVAVTELVLVTARDRPDPGLDGPFVLPHRGLVRDAADRWFRARGTAPDVACEPDGHEGLLTLVALGCGTGVVPRLVLEHSAVRDRLAVVPADPAPEPFPIGLCVRRADLRRPLVAALWSPARG, encoded by the coding sequence GTGCGGGACGATCACCGGGAGCTGCGGCTGTTCCTGCATCTGGCGCAGACGCTCAACTTCGGCCGGACGAGTCTGGACTGTCACGTCAGCCCGGCGACGCTGACCCGGACCGTGCAGCGGCTGGAGGCGGACCTCGGGCACCGGCTGTTCGACCGGGGGCCGCGCGGGGTGTCGCTGACGGCGGAGGGGCACCGCTTCCGCGAGTACGCCGTGCGGGCATTGGAGTTGTGGCGCGCCTACCGCGAGGAGCATCCAGACCCGGCCGAACTCACCGGCCGCCTCGCCCTGTTCGCCACGGTGACCGCCTGTCAGGCACTGCTGCCCGGGCTGCTGGCCCCGTTCCGCTCGGCGCACCCGCAGGTGCGGCTCGATCTGCGTACCGGGGACGCGGCGGCGGCCCTGGCCCGGCTGGACGAGGGGGAGGTCGACGCGGCCGTGGCGGGGATTCCGCCGAGGCTGCCGGAGGCGCTGGTGAGCCGGACGGTCGCGGTGACCGAGCTGGTCCTGGTCACGGCACGGGACCGGCCGGATCCCGGGCTCGACGGGCCTTTCGTCCTCCCCCACCGCGGCCTGGTCCGCGATGCCGCAGATCGCTGGTTCCGCGCGCGGGGCACGGCACCCGACGTGGCCTGTGAACCGGACGGCCACGAAGGGCTGCTCACGCTGGTCGCGCTGGGCTGCGGTACGGGCGTGGTGCCGCGCCTGGTGCTGGAGCACAGCGCGGTGCGGGACCGGCTGGCGGTGGTGCCCGCCGATCCGGCGCCGGAGCCGTTCCCGATCGGGCTGTGCGTACGGCGGGCCGATCTGCGGCGGCCGCTGGTGGCGGCGTTGTGGAGTCCGGCTCGGGGGTGA